From a single Aspergillus puulaauensis MK2 DNA, chromosome 2, nearly complete sequence genomic region:
- a CDS encoding uncharacterized protein (COG:G;~EggNog:ENOG410QDJ6;~InterPro:IPR011701,IPR036259;~PFAM:PF07690;~TransMembrane:7 (o16-37i49-71o120-144i156-177o183-202i209-233o277-297i);~go_function: GO:0022857 - transmembrane transporter activity [Evidence IEA];~go_process: GO:0055085 - transmembrane transport [Evidence IEA]) produces MYTSLWYTRRESTPRFGLWYCGVGVGQIIGGLVSFGAQHAPASLSLTGWRIMFLVIGLVNILAAVLILVFLPLSLETARFLSADEKAIISTRLKADSANVALKQFHVASLWVVLTDIQTWLLLLITILTSLPSGLIVAFSSMVIKNYGYNAKQSALLNMPSGAVSIVCIIASTYAIARGYPRWVALNILFVLTLLGACLMSFMPQSNKAGCLVGIYLVNATVAPLGITLAWIAGNFKGYTGKVSAAALISAGFSVANIIGPQTFQARDAPDYIPAKVTIVAINAAAIVAAIALRVVYGMRNRKAEGLGLPARSSLEKRFTKEEGEDMYPGFRYVY; encoded by the exons ATGTACACAAGCCTCTGGTACACCCGGCGCGAATCCACCCCCCGCTTCGGCCTCTGGTACTgcggcgtcggcgtcggccaGATAATCGGCGGCCTGGTCTCCTTTGGCGCCCAACACGCACCAGCATCCCTCTCTCTCACCGGGTGGCGGATCATgttcctcgtcatcggacTGGTGAACATCCTCGCCGcagtcctcatcctcgtcttcctccctctctccctcgAAACAGCCCGCTTCCTCTCCGCAGACGAGAAGGCAATCATATCCACCCGCCTCAAGGCCGACTCTGCCAACGTCGCCCTGAAACAGTTCCACGTCGCCTCGCTCTGGGTCGTGCTAACTGATATCCAAACCtggctgctcctgctgaTCACGATCCTCACGTCCCTGCCCTCGGGCCTGATCGTCGCCTTTTCGTCGATGGTTATCAAGAACTACGGGTATAACGCGAAGCAGAGCGCGCTGCTGAATATGCCGTCGGGGGCTGTGAGCATTGTCTGCATCATTGCATCCACGTATGCCATTGCGAGGGGGTATCCGCGGTGGGTGGCGCTGAATATCCTCTTTGTGTTGACGCTGCTGGGCGCTTGTCTTATGAGCTTTATGCCGCAGAGCAATAAGGCTGGCTGTTTAGTGGGTATTTATTTAGTTAATGCG ACAGTCGCACCGCTAGGGATAACCCTCGCCTGGATCGCAGGGAATTTCAAGGGATACACCGGCAAAGTATCCGCAGCAGCGCTCATCTCGGCGGGATTCAGTGTTGCGAATATCATCGGCCCGCAGACGTTTCAGGCTAGAGATGCTCCTGA TTACATCCCTGCCAAGGTAACCATTGTAGCAATCAATGCGGCTGCGATTGTTGCTGCGATTGCACTGCGGGTTGTATATGGCATGAGGAACCGCAAGGCTGAGGGACTGGGTCTTCCGGCCAGGAGTtcgttggagaagaggtttacaaaggaggagggggaggataTGTACCCGGGATTCAGATATGTGTATTAG
- a CDS encoding uncharacterized protein (COG:G,V;~EggNog:ENOG410PVIP;~InterPro:IPR020846,IPR011701,IPR036259;~TransMembrane:3 (i35-52o72-90i102-124o);~go_function: GO:0022857 - transmembrane transporter activity [Evidence IEA];~go_process: GO:0055085 - transmembrane transport [Evidence IEA]) codes for MDAKRETTGLTHDISGVGDALEGNQKPVQSLLRRIDWRIVPIMFLTYFLQFLDKVCLNYANVMGLQTDLGMSGNDFSWLATAFFIAYAVAEVPQGYLLQKFPITRVLGCNVFIWGILLCCSAAAQNYGGLMALRVLLGTTEAVVGMSKNQIKTLSKC; via the exons ATGGACGCCAAACGAGAGACCACCGGCCTCACGCACGATATCTCAGGCGTCGGCGATGCATTGGAGGGGAATCAGAAGCCGGTGCAGTCGCTTCTGCGTCGCATTGACTGGCGCATCGTCCCCATCATGTTCCTGACCTATTTCCTGCAATTCCTCGACAAAGTGTGCTTGAAC TATGCAAATGTCATGGGCCTCCAAACAGACCTGGGGATGTCCGGCAATGACTTCTCGTGGCTCGCGACGGCCTTTTTCATTGCCTACGCTGTGGCAGAGGTCCCACAAG GATATCTTCTGCAGAAATTCCCCATCACGCGAGTCCTCGGCTGCAATGTCTTTATTTGGGGCATTCTCCTGTGCTGCTCCGCTGCTGCGCAGAACTACGGGGGGTTGATGGCCCTGCGCGTCCTGCTCGGCACCACAGAAGCAGTCGTCGGTATGTCCAAGAATCAGATCAAAACCCTATCAAAGTGCTAA
- a CDS encoding fungal specific transcription factor domain-containing protein (COG:K;~EggNog:ENOG410Q2SA;~InterPro:IPR007219;~PFAM:PF04082;~go_function: GO:0003677 - DNA binding [Evidence IEA];~go_function: GO:0008270 - zinc ion binding [Evidence IEA];~go_process: GO:0006351 - transcription, DNA-templated [Evidence IEA]), translating into MQKLETEATKLNHESRQLASPAEKEPVASMSYHVDFLHIADSLPVEPRLLPPRPWAGRLVNIFFESIAPSFPLINKPLFASQFSYAYSSSAEPTQKWLAVLNLIFAVSSKYYQLAEPVAGKDVDDRIFLSRAISLNTSHNLAADHADLHQVQVELLLAIYYMAAGQINRSWHTNGRAARSATSLGLNLRALGDQIDPVSKETRTRIWWCIFSLEHLLAGMTGRSSCVDYRSISLYPPVPYDDSMFHFPELEELLGNTALREERLQWTIYASGSELKARTRWFQTISPTPSLYFFHLVDLSMITHAAVATIYSLATTKDNISGQSGIHPYQEKLQTWLSNLHPSFAFTNSHDTPVLSHNNRYQVSLALAYYSSQIIISRPCLTRPDMKEGTNIRFPRSRFGNDTARTCVHSALSLISILPETPSIEWLLNITPWWCVLHFLMQALTVLLIQLSIGPVPFLGNHGEGEQAGQGDTDPNITAPENQMPEIILFASKKALRWLHSLAKNDLSSHRAFQISESFIRRIGRAKGLDLSDIPDSADLVGYAPSAFSSGDVHPWAQSAMQPGSGEPLSRQRSAERPQGASRSTSHTSIMHDAAVINWGPDCTVYEAEYERQQESSALDPALFSVDM; encoded by the exons ATGCAGAAGCTGGAAACCGAAGCTACCAAGCTGAACCATGAATCGCGCCAGCTCGCATCACCTGCAGAGAAAGAGCCTGTTGCATCGATGAGTTATCATGTTGACTTTCTCCATATAGCCGATTCGCTTCCTGTCGAGCCACGGCTATTACCCCCGAGGCCGTGGGCAGGCCGTCTTGTAAACATCTTTTTCGAGTCAATAGCCCCTTCTTTCCCGCTTATCAATAAGCCTTTGTTTGCATCCCAGTTCAGCTACGCTTATAGTAGCTCTGCAGAGCCCACCCAGAAGTGGCTTGCTGTTCTCAATCTTATATTCGCTGTCAGCTCGAAGTATTACCAGTTAGCTGAGCCTGTCGCCGGCAAGGATGTCGACGACCGCATTTTTCTGTCCAGGGCTATCTCTCTTAATACTTCTCATAATCTGGCTGCTGACCATGCTGACCTACACCAGGTCCAGGTTGAGCTGCTCCTGGCTATCTATTATATGGCTGCAGGTCAGATAAATCG ATCATGGCATACGAACGGGCGTGCTGCCCGCTCCGCCACCTCCCTGGGCCTCAATCTGCGCGCACTGGGTGACCAGATAGACCCTGTTTCGAAGGAGACGCGCACTCGCATATGGTGGTGCATTTTCTCCTTGGAACACCTACTCGCCGGCATGACTGGACGCTCCTCATGCGTCGATTACCGGTCTATATCTCTTTATCCCCCGGTCCCATACGACGACAGCATGTTCCACTTTcctgagctggaggagcttctAGGGAATACTGCCCTGCGCGAGGAGCGCCTCCAGTGGACAATCTACGCCAGCGGTTCCGAGCTCAAAGCACGAACCAGGTGGTTCCAAACAATCAGTCCAACCCCGTCCCTCTACTTCTTCCACCTCGTTGACCTCTCCATGATCACTCacgccgccgtcgccacTATATACAGCCTAGCGACCACCAAAGACAACATCAGCGGCCAGAGCGGAATCCATCCATACCAAGAAAAGCTTCAAACATGGCTCTCCAACCTCcatccctccttcgccttcacaaACTCCCACGACACTCCAGTTCTGTCGCATAATAACCGCTACCAAGTCAGCCTGGCCCTCGCCTACTACAGCTCCCAGATAATCATCAGCAGACCCTGCCTCACCCGCCCAGACATGAAAGAAGGGACCAATATCCGCTTCCCACGCTCCCGATTCGGCAACGACACTGCAAGAACCTGCGTCCATTCtgccctctccctcatctccatcctcccagaGACACCAAGCATAGAATGGCTCCTCAACATAACCCCCTGGTGGTGCGTCCTCCACTTCCTCATGCAAGCCCTAaccgtcctcctcatccaactcTCCATCGGGCCCGTCCCGTTCCTAGGAAACCATGGCGAAGGCGAACAAGCCGGGCAAGGCGATACAGATCCCAATATCACGGCGCCCGAAAACCAAATGCCCGAGATTATCCTCTTTGCATCGAAAAAGGCTCTCCGCTGGCTCCACAGTCTCGCGAAGAATGACCTTTCCTCACACCGCGCTTTCCAGATCAGCGAGAGCTTCATCCGCCGTATTGGCCGCGCAAAGGGCCTCGATCTCTCCGATATCCCTGATTCCGCGGACCTGGTGGGGTATGCGCCGTCGGCGTTTAGTTCTGGGGATGTCCATCCCTGGGCTCAGTCGGCGATGCAGCCTGGGAGCGGAGAGCCGTTGAGTCGGCAGAGGAGTGCTGAACGGCCGCAGGGTGCGAGTCGCAGTACGAGTCATACGTCGATTATGCATGATGCTGCAGTAATTAATTGGGGACCGGATTGTACGGTTTATGAGGCGGAGTATGAGCGGCAGCAGGAGTCGTCTGCGCTTGATCCGGCGTTGTTTTCGGTGGATATGTAG
- a CDS encoding uncharacterized protein (COG:G;~EggNog:ENOG410PJUM;~InterPro:IPR012901,IPR029063;~PFAM:PF07942,PF08241;~SECRETED:SignalP(1-24)): MQAVWSLLLVIVCVVAAKVQQVAAAEGQAQWQDITQVVVSNITVVEEPNARQEEEYTRLQNRLQRSTGTWNANHPRHRLLMALYGFTRYKERNLAEVKRWRDMYKHVPKNQQKLVEQTIGYTRKLNTVEHLFEDNDRIAADVVRHGLEFYDIPRKELDEFIKDMQKEKKGPDRTSVVQGMKHFVRDWSEEGLFERGDAFKCILDNLAKMDRSEDKPIRVLAPGAGAGRLGYEIDALDGFEVTINEWSMYMNLVHRYAVQVASPNSLAYYPYIDWWSHQATTSDMQRAVRFPDWIPSTSRVVMVEGDFTTLFSDSEAGSYDVIVSLFFIDTARNLMAYLENIHRLLKRGGTWINLGPLLYGTGPWLQLSLDEIIKVSEALGFEFDVDESEPDVCGTPTAGEGLDGKARSLYVPYAQNPKGLSRNAYDAQFWRATKR, from the exons ATGCAGGCTGTGTGGTCTCTCCTGCTTGTGATCGTCTGCGTTGTCGCGGCAAAAGTGCAGCAAGTCGCTGCCGCAGAAGGACAGGCACAATGGCAGGACATCACGCAGGTCGTCGTCTCGAACATCACAGTCGTTGAAGAACCGAATGCCAGACAGGAGGAGGAATACACGCGGCTACAGAATCGATTGCAGAGATCGACTGGGACATGGAATGCAAATCACCCGCGGCACCGGCTGCTCATGGCGCTGTATGGGTTCACTCGGTACAAGGAGCGCAACCTGGCGGAGGTGAAGCGCTGGCGGGATATGTATAAACATGTCCCGAAGAACCAGCAGAAACTCGTTGAACAGACCATCGGGTACACGCGCAAGCTGAACACGGTCGAGCACCTGTTTGAGGACAATGACCGGATCGCGGCGGACGTTGTGCGACACGGACTGGAATTCTACGATATCCCGCGGAAAGAACTGGACGAGTTTATCAAGGACatgcagaaggagaaaaagggGCCCGACCGCACGAGCGTCGTCCAGGGAATGAAGCATTTTGTGCGCGACTGGTCGGAGGAAGGACTGTTCGAGCGTGGAGACGCATTCAAGTgcatcctcgacaatctcgcGAAGATGGACCGTTCAGAGGACAAGCCAATCCGGGTATTGGCACCAGgcgcaggagcaggacgatTGGGATACGAGATCGATGCTCTAGACG GCTTCGAGGTGACAATCAACGAATGGTCGATGTATATGAACCTCGTCCATCGATACGCAGTCCAAGTCGCCTCGCCAAACAGTCTTGCCTATTATCCATACATTGACTGGTGGTCGCATCAGGCTACGACATCCGACATGCAGCGCGCCGTGCGGTTTCCCGACTGGATTCCGTCTACTTCAAGGGTCGTCATGGTCGAGGGCGACTTCACCACGCTCTTCTCAGACTCGGAGGCAGGTTCCTACGATGTCATTGTATCGTTATTCTTTATAGACACCGCGCGGAACCTGATGGCCTACCTGGAGAACATCCACCGGCTGTTGAAGCGCGGCGGGACGTGGATTAATCTCGGACCATTGCTATACGGAACCGGGCCATGGCTGCAGCTGTCATTGGACGAGATAATCAAAGTCAGCGAGGCATTGGGCTTTGAATTTGACGTAGACGAGTCGGAGCCAGATGTATGCGGGACGCcaacagcaggagaaggGCTGGATGGGAAGGCCAGGAGTCTGTACGTGCCCTATGCCCAGAACCCAAAGGGGCTGAGTCGGAATGCATACGATGCCCAATTCTGGCGAGCGACGAAGAGATAG
- a CDS encoding ankyrin repeat domain-containing protein (COG:S;~EggNog:ENOG410PVNE;~InterPro:IPR002110,IPR036770,IPR020683;~PFAM:PF12796,PF00023,PF13637;~go_function: GO:0005515 - protein binding [Evidence IEA]), with the protein MAEVVGVVSAGVGIAAFIVQITGNISRLKEIRDYNQNKAGDEIEFLVRRLEFLQNVLVSLQSYEGNPIVDIAIKNCQLEYSRVDDILQRVAETISRAQADRSKKWKTLVKPPEIGRDLNIAKERITGVIVDLTCSFTLVLHQTIPSQILAAGAHNSSRITDIESASEAKVSNVVAATTPTESNLGTLTASENIIRPNRRQPCSVKHCHCSCHVTGASSGRFWGFEYTPFSTFWRYCDNAQCSARRYRWSLRIALTQYGIPLTVITGLELVSGGVKYTSPGFETLKRFHEGLLDVSEAKRRFLELYRADPSLKHHVNPAGRDYMQGLFRQPGMHGIEGNLQMLDFFVRELGMSIGNCGSSFLMRHLLYYYQGWTRVDLLDSLLQRGLDPDGADLPAPEYWPAFAKCAFWGVDMARDPFHVHFLARIVCNETATGFGGLTPLHQAVLQQSVKTVVSLISQSTAGVNEKNFLGQTPLHLATPSLELVTLLYEAGHDINALDRSGATPLIYAGAMGNAEVVRFLIAHGANISITEKEGRNFFTYTSDCRRWSLVLDVLGAIRPHCSPEDFQCCEEANALVRCGFTGFNQPNSEGQTPIFSLIRYPDAGLLGVLLAQGTNINHVDLNGRSILSYLIEYLGFSRNIWGAMDSINVCVSGGSDIFLSDNCQCACSPGGYCVSSMFDLTFEESNQVAFVWGFEFLSLVEDERGLEESRKVLLSLLRATWAEKIGITHVCCNGEVYAASYLRDEPLTVHEVLEILDEEEELIEELNNKMCTLPSDSFENLRTKWMILLKEVFDDRSKAFESLNHPSRPPLEVDYKNDTFVNPCDNMELPPSLLTPIAEYLIWMEHEYVRRKAKVTSHERKAWYVKRLLWIVELMQVTDLDADEIVSAMQEQLDRWKDELPENLDGQRVINHFLGSMKAIDANVVK; encoded by the exons ATGGCGGAAgtcgtcggcgtcgtctCCGCTGGTGTCGGCATAGCAGCCTTTATCGTCCAGATTACTGGGAATATCAGCCGCCTGAAGGAGATCCGTGATTACAACCAGAACAAGGCTGGAGATGAGATCGAGTTCCTAGTTCGCAGACTAGAGTTCTTGCAGAATGTGCTTGTGTCTTTGCAGTCATATGAAGGGAATCCTATCGTGGATATTGCGATCAAGAACTGCCAGTTGGAATATAGCAGAGTTGACGATATTCTGCAAAGAGTTGCGGAGACAATTTCACGAGCACAGGCTGACAGAAGCAAAAAGTGGAAGACTCTCGTGAAGCCTCCAGAAATAGGAAGGGATCTTAATATAGCGAAAGAGAGGATTACGGGGGTTATTGTTGACCTGACGTG CTCCTTTACATTAGTCCTCCATCAAACCATTCCCAGTCAGATTCTAGCAGCAGGGGCACATAATAGCAGCCGTATCACCGACATAGAGTCTGCATCTGAAGCCAAAGTGTCGAATGTCGTTGCTGCCACGACGCCAACAGAATCAAACCTAGGCACACTCACAGCCTCTGAAAACATAATACGTCCCAACAGAAGACAGCCTTGCAGCGTGAAACACTGCCATTGCTCCTGTCATGTAACCGGGGCCAGTTCAGGGCGCTTCTGGGGTTTCGAATATACCCCCTTCTCGACATTCTGGAGATACTGCGATAACGCACAATGCTCAGCTCGACGTTACCGCTGGAGCTTACGAATTGCCCTCACCCAATACGGCATTCCATTGACTGTCATCACAGGGCTTGAACTCGTCTCAGGCGGGG TCAAGTACACATCCCCAGGGTTTGAGACACTAAAGCGCTTTCACGAAGGTCTCTTGGACGTTTCAGAAGCGAAAAGACGGTTTCTAGAACTATACAGAGCTGATCCGTCATTGAAGCATCATGTCAACCCTGCTGGCCGGGACTATATGCAG GGCCTTTTCCGTCAGCCCGGCATGCATGGCATAGAAGGCAATCTTCAAATGTTAGATTTTTTCGTACGAGAACTGGGAATGAGTATCGGGAATTGTGGTTCAAG CTTTCTGATGAGACATCTACTCTATTACTATCAAGGTTGGACTCGGGTGGATCTACTTGATTCACTTCTTCAACGCGGGCTTGACCCTGACGGGGCGGATCTTCCAGCACCTGAGTACTGGCCAGCATTTGCAAAGTGTGCATTTTGGGGTGTGGATATGGCCCGCGATCCCTTTCATGTCCATTTCCTTGCCAGGATAGTCTGCAATGAGACAGCCACCG GCTTTGGCGGACTTACTCCCTTACACCAGGCTGTTCTCCAACAATCTGTTAAGACGGTTGTTTCGCTTATCTCACAGTCAACAGCTGGTGTGAACGAGAAGAACTTTCTGGGTCAAACACCCCTGCATCTAGCCACCCCAAGCTTGGAGCTCGTTACTCTACTGTATGAGGCTGGGCACGACATCAACGCTCTGGACAGGTCGGGGGCAACGCCTTTAATATATGCAGGGGCGATGGGAAATGCTGAGGTTGTTCGGTTTCTCATTGCTCATGGGGCAAATATCTCCATCACAGAGAAGGAAGGGAGGAATTTCTTCACTTATACATCCGATTGTAGACGATGGAGCTTGGTACTCGATGTTTTGGGAGCAATTCGACCTCATTGCAGTCCAGAGGACTTCCAATG TTGTGAGGAGGCTAATGCACTTGTCCGGTGTGGTTTCACTGGCTTCAACCAGCCCAACAGTGAAGGCCAAACCCCCATATTTTCGCTGATTAGGTACCCGGATGCCGGTCTGCTCGGCGTTTTACTGGCTCAGGGCACAAACATCAATCATGTCGACTTGAACGGACGGTCAATTTTGTCGTACTTGATAGAATACTTGGGCTTCTCCCGCAATATCTGGGGCGCAATGGACTCGATTAATGTGTGCGTGAGCGGGGGCTCTGACATCTTCTTATCAGACAATTGCCAGTGTGCTTGTTCTCCCGGTGGCTACTGCGTCTCTTCCATGTTTGATCTCACTTTCGAGGAATCAAACCAGGTCGCCTTCGTGTGGGGATTTGAATTCCTGTCGCTGGTGGAAGACGAACGGGGGCTCGAGGAATCGCGAAAAGTGCTTTTATCACTTCTTCGCGCAACATGGGCCGAGAAGATCGGGATTACCCATGTTTGCTGTAACGGAGAGGTGTATGCGGCCAGTTACTTACGAGATGAACCATTGACTGTCCATGAAGTCCTCGAGAttctcgacgaggaagaagaacttATCGAAGAATTGAACAATAAGATGTGCACCTTGCCATCCGATAGTTTTGAGAATCTCAGGACGAAATGGATGATATTGCTCAAGGAGGTATTCGATGACAGATCAAAGGCCTTTGAGAGTTTGAATCATCCATCACGA CCACCCCTAGAAGTTGATTATAAAAACGATACTTTTGTCAACCCCTGCGACAACATGGAACTTCCGCCTTCATTGTTGACACCTATCGCGGAATATCTCATATGGATGGAACACGAATATGTACGACGGAAAGCAAAAGTTACAAGTCATGAAAGAAAGGCATGGTATGTTAAACGACTGTTGTGGATTGTGGAACTAATGCAAGTCACGGAtctcgatgccgatgagATTGTTTCTGCAATGCAGGAACAGCTGGACCGCTGGAAAGATGAGCTACCGGAGAACTTGGATGGGCAGCGTGTTATTAACCACTTTCTAGGTTCCATGAAGGCGATTGATGCCAATGTTGTGAAATAA
- a CDS encoding Zn(II)2Cys6 transcription factor domain-containing protein (InterPro:IPR036864,IPR001138;~PFAM:PF00172;~go_function: GO:0000981 - DNA-binding transcription factor activity, RNA polymerase II-specific [Evidence IEA];~go_function: GO:0008270 - zinc ion binding [Evidence IEA];~go_process: GO:0006355 - regulation of transcription, DNA-templated [Evidence IEA]): MTSHSAHRSLRVLAPSGVHPDDRLRSSAGPLPKRTKRSNACTACKARKSKCSGGQPCNKCNEIGTECIFDRGLDRRRKFAQRHAEQELSSLHQLLDDIVDAFDAGNIVQLGELLSSVRTRSRQAESQDLSFPSDEQSGQSATGADFKEVIEVWHLSSGALR; the protein is encoded by the exons ATGACGTCACACTCAGCCCACCGCTCCCTGCGTGTTCTCGCCCCCTCCGGCGTCCACCCTGACGATCGCCTGCGGTCGTCGGCGGGGCCGCTGCCGAAACGTACAAAGCGCTCGAATGCTTGTACGGCTTGTAAGGCGCGCAAGTCGAAA TGCAGCGGCGGCCAACCGTGCAATAAGTGCAATGAAATCGGCACCGAGTGTATATTTGACAGGGGGCTGGATAGGAGGAGGAAGTTTGCTCAGCGGCATGCCGAGCAGGAGCTTAGCTCGCTGCATCAGCTGTTGGATGATATTGTGGACGCCTTTGATGCGGGCAATATAGTCCAGCTGGGCGAGCTGCTTTCCTCTGTACGAACTCGGTCGAGACAGGCTGAGAGTCAGGATCTGAGTTTTCCAAGTGATGAGCAGAGTGGGCAGAGTGCGACGGGGGCAGATTTCAAGGAGGTAATTGAAGTATGGCATCTGTCCTCTGGTGCTCTTAGGTAG
- a CDS encoding uncharacterized protein (COG:S;~EggNog:ENOG410PX3J;~InterPro:IPR001810,IPR036047;~go_function: GO:0005515 - protein binding [Evidence IEA]): MSRFTSMLKRLQPRRKNCRPNWVPSILELLPPELILCINDFLELPDTLCLSLCSHHLREVLRSPRAPVGDTLLKTTMLSRIAPDLPHLFYCSSCARLQFTADIVHPSVYDPEPFSSKRPRIPKRSKRCPEIDARSRGLKHGPFPRLRVGGWLSSSYAFAHCHLMAAMKNHYHGHRYGPTAESLAYRKVRELQTDPLVKTLLSVDTRVWASGPGKDGAALVLQIQKWTLFASRIDGDTIVDDLRGTSICPHTRVCYNPEDGDTTRTTEGWGFGHGHDYMSEHLRCPICDVEYQLRLCDYGAVGKAFGIITWMNLGAGLDVNDPKWTRVTVSNLFGRPTAKGPKEASTMFQEASRLQQRGSDPTDLNLSFLLGNRYRRSLKLRRDNLYSSVPLPRPPSH, from the coding sequence ATGTCTCGCTTCACGTCGATGTTAAAACGACTGCAGCCTCGGAGGAAAAACTGTCGACCAAACTGGGTCCCGTCAATATTGGAGCTACTCCCGCCTGAACTCATATTGTGCATCAACGATTTCCTGGAGCTACCCGACACCCTCTGCTTGAGCCTGTGCAGCCATCACCTGCGTGAGGTCCTCCGTAGCCCACGCGCACCGGTCGGGGATACCCTGTTGAAGACGACTATGCTTTCCAGGATAGCCCCCGACCTGCCACACCTGTTCTACTGCTCCAGTTGTGCCAGGCTGCAATTCACTGCAGATATCGTACACCCGTCTGTATACGATCCAGAGCCATTCTCATCAAAACGCCCACGGATACCAAAAAGGTCTAAGCGCTGTCCGGAAATAGACGCACGCAGCAGGGGTCTTAAACATGGTCCTTTCCCCCGTTTGCGTGTTGGCGGCTGGCTGAGTTCTTCGTATGCATTTGCACACTGCCATCTGATGGCCGCTATGAAGAACCACTATCACGGGCACAGATACGGACCTACAGCTGAGTCCTTAGCATATAGGAAGGTGAGGGAACTGCAAACGGACCCACTCGTCAAGACATTGCTCTCTGTGGATACACGGGTCTGGGCATCCGGCCCTGGCAAGGATGGTGCGGCGTTAGTCCTGCAAATCCAAAAGTGGACGTTATTTGCCAGTCGTATTGATGGTGATACGATAGTAGACGATCTCAGGGGTACGAGCATTTGTCCCCATACACGGGTCTGCTACAATCctgaagatggagatacGACCAGGACCACTGAAGGCTGGGGATTCGGTCACGGTCACGACTATATGTCCGAGCATCTGAGGTGTCCAATCTGCGACGTCGAGTACCAACTCAGGCTCTGTGATTATGGGGCCGTCGGGAAGGCTTTTGGGATCATAACCTGGATGAATCTTGGGGCTGGTCTGGATGTTAATGATCCAAAGTGGACGCGCGTTACAGTCTCCAACCTTTTCGGACGTCCAACAGCCAAAGGGCCCAAGGAGGCGTCCACGATGTTTCAGGAGGCCTCGCGTCTTCAGCAACGGGGCAGTGATCCAACAGACTTGAATCTGTCTTTCTTGCTAGGGAATCGGTACCGTCGTTCATTGAAGTTGCGGCGTGATAACCTGTACTCGTCGGTCCCTTTACCTCGTCCTCCCTCTCATTAA
- a CDS encoding uncharacterized protein (COG:S;~EggNog:ENOG410PPK2;~InterPro:IPR036069,IPR015867) produces the protein MAAALTKFKLIFHVPPTSLEPVKSAVFAAGAGRYPGPGSYTECCWVASGTGQFRPGDAANPAIGSVGALEKIEELRVETLCVGEDVARRAVEALKKAHPYEEPSYGVIRLENF, from the exons aTGGCCGCCGCACTCACAAAATTCAAACTAATCTTCCACGTCCCCCCAACCTCCCTCGAACCCGTCAAAAGCGCCGTCTTCGCCGCAGGGGCAGGCCGGTATCCAGGTCCTGGAAGCTACACAGAATGCTGCTGGGTGGCTTCTGGAACGGGCCAGTTTCGGCCAGGTGATGCAGCTAACCCTGCTATTGGGAGTGTTggggcgttggagaagattgAGGAGTTGAGGGTTGAGACGCTGTGTGTTGGGGAGGATGTTGCCAGGAGGGCGGTTGAGGCTTTGAAGAA GGCCCATCCGTATGAGGAGCCTTCGTATGGCGTTATTCGGTTGGAGAACTTCTGA